The Acidobacteriota bacterium region GACGAACGCGGAGTTCCTGGCCTCGATGAGTGGTAATGGCGGCAGTCGGTAAGCGCCCGGGGCGGCTGTTCTTTCCGGTCTGGCAGGCTACTGCGGGCCGGACAGTTTCTTTTTCCGGGCCAGTTCAAGAATCCGTTCAACAACTTCTTCTGCTGAAAGCCCGGTGGTGTCGATGATGACGGCGTCATCGGCGGCCGCCAGGGGCGAAGCCTGCCTTTCAGAGTCCCGCTGGTCCCGGCTGGAAATCTCCTTAATCGTGCCTTCGAACGTTGAGCGCCGCCCGTGCTCTTCGTCCTGCTGCACCCTTCTGCGGGCCCGCTCGCCCGGATCGGCCTTGAGGAAGACTTTGAGCGGCGCGCCGGGAAAGACCGTCGTCCCGATGTCGCGGCCTTCCATCACCACTCCCGGATGTTTCAGCAGCGACCGTTGAAGCGCAACCATTTTCCTGCGGACGGCGGGGATTCGTGAGACGATCGAGGCGGCCCCGGTTACCTCCGCCGTGCGGAGCTTCGCGGTTACGTCATTCGCGTCTAACAGCACCTGCGGCTGGGGCTGCTGCGGTATAAACCCAATTTCGGCCGATTCGACGATGCGGACGATCTCCTTTTCATCTTCGAGTGAGACGCCGGACTCGATTACCTTGAGAGCAGCTGCACGGTAAGTGGCGCCGCTGTCCACGTAGATAAGTCCCATCCGCCGGGCCAGCATCTGAGCAACGGTGCTTTTGCCCACGCCAGCCGGGCCGTCAATCGCGATCACAAGAGGTTCGGTCATCGGTATCGTCGAAAATCTGGATATTGTCATCCTGAGGATTCCCCGTTCAGCGGGACAACAAAGAATCTCTGCATTCACCTGGTTTAACAAATGCCGGGATGCTTCGCTATGCTCAGCATGACATGCTTGCAACGTGTTCGTTAGGCCGTCAAATTCGCTTGAACGCTTTCTGGATTTCCTTCATGTCGTACCGCAGGACGATGGGCCGCCCATGCGGGCAGGTCATGGGGCATTCGGTCTTGCTCAATTCCAGAAGCAGCCACAACATTTTTTCCTGGTCGAGCGGCATGTTTA contains the following coding sequences:
- a CDS encoding (d)CMP kinase yields the protein MTEPLVIAIDGPAGVGKSTVAQMLARRMGLIYVDSGATYRAAALKVIESGVSLEDEKEIVRIVESAEIGFIPQQPQPQVLLDANDVTAKLRTAEVTGAASIVSRIPAVRRKMVALQRSLLKHPGVVMEGRDIGTTVFPGAPLKVFLKADPGERARRRVQQDEEHGRRSTFEGTIKEISSRDQRDSERQASPLAAADDAVIIDTTGLSAEEVVERILELARKKKLSGPQ